The following coding sequences are from one Bifidobacterium sp. window:
- the pdxT gene encoding pyridoxal 5'-phosphate synthase glutaminase subunit PdxT, with protein MGAATGPLIGVLALQGAFAEHQRMLSQLGARTVQIRQLSDLSGGIDGVVLPGGESTVQGKLLRDLGMLDDLRQRIAAGLPVFGTCAGLLLLAKRVEDGDSHLAMMDIVAKRNAYGRQLGSFSTRAAVTGIGEIPMTFIRAPYIESVGEGVEVLAEVDGHIVAARQSNMLVTSFHPELNDNLFTHRYFLDNMVLGR; from the coding sequence ATGGGCGCTGCAACGGGGCCATTGATTGGTGTTCTAGCGCTGCAAGGTGCATTTGCTGAGCATCAGCGTATGCTGTCACAACTTGGCGCGAGAACTGTCCAAATACGTCAGCTCAGTGATCTTAGTGGTGGTATAGACGGTGTGGTGCTGCCTGGTGGCGAGTCTACTGTTCAGGGCAAATTGCTACGAGATTTGGGTATGCTGGACGACCTACGTCAACGCATTGCTGCTGGATTACCGGTCTTTGGAACCTGTGCGGGATTGTTGTTGTTAGCAAAGCGTGTTGAAGATGGCGATAGTCATCTCGCCATGATGGATATTGTCGCCAAAAGAAACGCTTATGGGCGCCAACTGGGCTCATTCTCTACAAGAGCAGCAGTTACAGGAATCGGAGAAATACCGATGACCTTCATTCGAGCTCCATATATCGAAAGCGTTGGGGAGGGTGTTGAGGTACTAGCTGAGGTGGATGGTCATATTGTGGCTGCTCGCCAGAGTAATATGCTTGTCACTTCATTCCATCCTGAACTGAACGATAACCTGTTCACGCATCGATATTTTCTCGACAACATGGTGCTCGGCCGATGA
- the pdxS gene encoding pyridoxal 5'-phosphate synthase lyase subunit PdxS — MTNDRYELNKNLAQMLKGGVIMDVTTPEQAVIAQDAGACAVMALERIPADIRAAGGVSRMSDPKMIRGIQQAVSIPVMAKVRIGHFVEAQVLQALDIDYIDESEVLTPADDVYHIDKTQYSVPFVCGAKNLGEALRRITEGASMIRTKGEPGTGDVVQAVRHMREMNRQIREVAGLRDDEIFEKAKELEVPVELLRSVHDNGRLPVVNFAAGGVATPADASLMMQLGAEGVFVGSGIFKSGDPAQRATAIVQATTNYQDWDLVARVSEGLGEAMVGINENEIAVLMAERGK, encoded by the coding sequence ATGACCAATGATCGATATGAATTGAATAAGAATCTTGCCCAAATGCTCAAAGGTGGCGTCATTATGGATGTCACTACGCCAGAGCAGGCTGTTATTGCCCAAGATGCTGGTGCATGTGCAGTAATGGCTCTGGAACGGATCCCCGCTGATATTCGTGCTGCTGGTGGTGTCTCTCGTATGAGTGACCCCAAAATGATACGAGGCATCCAACAGGCAGTTTCAATTCCAGTTATGGCAAAGGTACGTATCGGTCATTTTGTTGAGGCGCAAGTTCTACAGGCTCTCGACATTGATTACATCGATGAATCTGAAGTATTGACACCAGCAGATGATGTCTATCACATTGATAAAACCCAATACAGTGTGCCATTCGTATGCGGTGCAAAGAACCTTGGTGAGGCACTTCGTCGTATTACTGAAGGTGCTTCTATGATTCGCACTAAGGGTGAGCCTGGAACCGGTGACGTGGTTCAAGCTGTCAGACATATGCGCGAGATGAACAGACAGATTCGAGAAGTGGCCGGATTGCGCGATGATGAAATCTTTGAAAAGGCTAAGGAACTTGAAGTGCCGGTGGAATTGTTGCGCTCAGTACATGACAATGGTCGTCTGCCTGTGGTTAATTTTGCTGCAGGTGGCGTGGCGACACCAGCCGATGCTTCTTTGATGATGCAGCTAGGTGCTGAAGGTGTATTCGTGGGTTCGGGAATATTCAAGTCAGGCGATCCAGCTCAACGTGCAACGGCGATTGTGCAGGCAACAACCAACTATCAGGATTGGGACCTTGTGGCGCGTGTATCCGAGGGTCTTGGTGAAGCCATGGTTGGTATTAACGAAAATGAAATCGCTGTATTAATGGCGGAGCGTGGCAAGTGA
- a CDS encoding PFL family protein, whose product MLNIMEVHETNQMIEQEKLDVRTITMGISLLDCASDDLATLRTNIYQKISSYAKNLVSTGEAIEREYGIPIVNKRITVTPISLVAASACNSVDDYVQIAHTLDNIAKEVGVNFIGGYSALVSKSMTPTERLLIESLPQALSETERVCASVNVGSTKTGIDMDAVALLGRKILEVSEATADSDSSGNSKLVVFCNAPDDNPFMAGGFHGVTEGDAVINVGVSGPGVVRTALETARGKDFGVLCETIKRTAFKITRVGQLVAQEASKRLGVPFGIIDLSLAPTPAVGDSVGEVLEEMGLEQVGAPGTTAALALLNDQVKKGGIMASSYVGGLSGAFIPVSEDQNMIDAAASGCLTIEKLEAMTCVCSVGLDMIAIPGNTTATTISGIIADESAIGMINQKTTAVRVIPVIGKGVGDTAEFGGLLGHAPIMAVNQKSCAAFVNRGGRIPAPIHSFKN is encoded by the coding sequence ATGTTGAATATCATGGAGGTTCACGAGACTAATCAGATGATTGAGCAGGAAAAGCTCGACGTGCGCACTATTACTATGGGCATCAGCCTGTTAGATTGCGCCAGCGATGATCTTGCGACGCTTCGGACTAATATTTACCAGAAAATCAGCAGTTACGCGAAGAACCTAGTCTCTACGGGAGAAGCGATTGAGAGGGAATATGGCATCCCTATCGTCAATAAACGAATTACAGTAACACCTATCTCATTGGTTGCTGCCAGTGCTTGTAACAGCGTGGATGACTATGTACAGATTGCACATACTCTCGATAACATCGCTAAAGAGGTTGGCGTCAATTTTATCGGTGGGTATTCGGCTTTAGTCAGCAAATCAATGACACCAACGGAGCGTTTACTTATAGAATCACTGCCGCAGGCACTTTCTGAGACAGAACGGGTCTGCGCGAGTGTGAATGTTGGCTCGACAAAAACTGGTATTGATATGGATGCAGTTGCTTTGCTTGGGCGAAAGATTCTAGAGGTTTCAGAAGCTACTGCTGATTCAGATAGTTCCGGCAACTCAAAACTGGTGGTTTTTTGCAATGCACCTGACGACAATCCATTTATGGCTGGCGGATTCCACGGAGTTACCGAAGGCGATGCTGTTATCAATGTCGGCGTCTCTGGTCCTGGAGTAGTTCGTACTGCGCTAGAAACTGCTCGAGGAAAAGATTTCGGTGTGCTGTGTGAAACCATAAAGCGCACCGCATTCAAAATAACTCGTGTGGGCCAATTAGTTGCGCAAGAGGCAAGCAAACGGCTTGGTGTACCATTTGGCATCATCGATTTATCGTTGGCTCCGACACCTGCTGTCGGAGATTCTGTAGGTGAGGTATTAGAAGAGATGGGTCTTGAACAGGTTGGTGCCCCTGGCACAACTGCTGCACTTGCCTTACTTAACGATCAGGTGAAAAAGGGCGGCATTATGGCATCTAGCTATGTTGGCGGTCTTTCTGGAGCGTTTATCCCTGTCTCAGAAGATCAAAACATGATTGACGCTGCGGCATCTGGGTGCCTGACAATCGAGAAGTTAGAAGCGATGACCTGCGTGTGTAGCGTAGGTTTAGATATGATTGCTATTCCAGGTAACACCACTGCTACTACGATTTCGGGCATTATTGCCGACGAATCTGCCATCGGTATGATCAACCAAAAGACCACCGCGGTGCGTGTAATCCCCGTCATTGGCAAAGGTGTGGGTGATACGGCAGAATTTGGTGGTTTATTGGGGCATGCCCCGATTATGGCTGTCAATCAAAAGAGTTGTGCTGCCTTTGTTAACCGCGGTGGAAGAATCCCCGCCCCAATTCACAGCTTCAAAAACTAA
- a CDS encoding ACT domain-containing protein has translation MNKAIITVVGQDTVGIIARVCTYLSAHQTNVLDISQTIIDGFFNMMMIVDYSTSDKEFGEIVADLDSLGEEIGVRIRCQREEIFTGMHRV, from the coding sequence ATGAATAAGGCAATAATCACCGTGGTCGGACAAGACACGGTCGGTATCATCGCACGAGTGTGTACTTATCTATCTGCTCATCAGACCAACGTTCTCGATATTTCCCAGACTATAATCGACGGTTTCTTCAACATGATGATGATCGTTGATTACAGCACATCCGACAAAGAGTTTGGCGAAATTGTAGCTGATTTAGACAGCCTTGGAGAAGAAATTGGCGTCCGCATTCGTTGTCAGCGAGAAGAGATCTTCACCGGAATGCATCGCGTCTGA
- the galK gene encoding galactokinase, with amino-acid sequence MSTVQFINPLSSEEGSAKASELFNNTFGEQASGVWSAPGRVNLIGEHTDYNAGLCLPIALPHQTFIALKPRTDNIVRVVSDVNPNNVVQAKLDGLAAGGVDGWAAYPVGVAWALREMGFSQVRGFDAAFASCVPLGSGLSSSAAMTCSTALALDDVYALGYGSSDAGRVTLIESAMKSENDMAGASTGGLDQNASMRCTAGHALLLDCRPELTALENTSQQPFDLTAHGLELLVVDTQAPHQLNDGQYAQRRSCCEEAAAVLNVANLRVVADGIAKADDPFQALKETLDALPDEVMKKRVRHVVTEIARVRGFVRAFANGQIEEAGRLFNASHDSLKADYEVTVPELDVAVDVARKNGAYGARMTGGGFGGSIIALIDEGRSEELAQKIADEFAERGFHAPRALAAVASDSARRVY; translated from the coding sequence ATGTCAACAGTGCAGTTCATCAACCCGCTTTCGAGCGAAGAGGGTTCAGCTAAGGCTTCTGAACTTTTTAACAATACTTTCGGTGAACAAGCAAGCGGAGTTTGGAGCGCTCCTGGCCGAGTGAACCTCATCGGTGAACACACCGATTACAATGCAGGTCTCTGTTTACCAATAGCGCTACCGCACCAGACTTTCATCGCTCTCAAGCCGCGAACTGACAATATTGTTCGTGTGGTCTCGGATGTTAACCCCAACAACGTTGTTCAAGCGAAGCTTGATGGTCTCGCAGCTGGTGGTGTAGACGGTTGGGCAGCTTATCCTGTCGGTGTTGCTTGGGCTTTGCGGGAAATGGGATTCTCACAAGTAAGAGGTTTCGATGCTGCGTTTGCATCGTGCGTGCCACTCGGATCGGGATTGAGCTCATCAGCTGCTATGACATGTTCAACTGCTTTAGCTCTTGATGATGTGTATGCCTTGGGATACGGCAGTTCAGACGCTGGGCGCGTGACGCTTATTGAGTCTGCGATGAAATCAGAGAATGATATGGCTGGTGCCAGCACTGGTGGTTTGGATCAGAATGCATCTATGCGTTGCACAGCAGGGCATGCGTTGCTGTTGGATTGCCGTCCGGAGCTGACCGCACTTGAGAACACGTCGCAACAACCTTTTGACCTTACTGCTCATGGTTTGGAACTATTAGTTGTTGATACTCAGGCACCTCATCAGCTTAATGACGGACAGTATGCACAACGTCGTAGCTGTTGTGAAGAGGCGGCAGCAGTCCTTAACGTTGCCAATCTTCGAGTTGTTGCCGACGGTATTGCAAAGGCTGACGATCCATTCCAAGCTTTGAAAGAAACATTAGATGCTCTGCCCGATGAGGTGATGAAAAAGCGTGTACGCCACGTAGTCACTGAGATAGCACGTGTGCGGGGTTTTGTGCGAGCATTTGCGAACGGACAGATTGAAGAAGCTGGTCGTTTGTTCAACGCTTCACACGATTCGTTAAAGGCTGATTACGAAGTTACTGTCCCAGAACTCGATGTCGCTGTGGATGTAGCACGCAAAAATGGCGCATACGGAGCGAGGATGACTGGCGGCGGTTTTGGAGGTTCTATCATCGCGCTCATTGATGAGGGGCGGAGTGAGGAACTTGCCCAGAAGATAGCTGATGAGTTTGCCGAGCGCGGTTTTCATGCGCCTCGTGCACTCGCAGCTGTTGCGTCGGATTCGGCTCGGCGGGTGTACTAA
- the galT gene encoding galactose-1-phosphate uridylyltransferase — protein sequence MSDDIAYQSAQYKPAEYAAKHIRITPTTLADGRDFFYLDDDPAYVTGQRTRELTDPRPLTDRFAPHVDAEGHQIPIQAPQMRRDPLTGEWIPMATARMNRPITAGPGATASGNPLAARKPGDPYQDGEVPDTDYNVVVFENRFPSMMQVPGVPTQTQHIDGKDIWEQQIANGRCEVVCFDPKEDALPADLPVERIRTVVEAWAFRTAEISALDGIEQIFPFENHGQEIGVSLAHPHGQIYCYPFVAPKMETELQHTEEYYARTGGNLLKDILQSELDANERIVFRNHDWVAYVPAAARWPLEVHVAPVRDGVLSIDQLNDDERWGLAQIYSTLLKRGNAFFDTGDGKGMDLPYISAWHQAPLHDQRRDHYRLNLQFFSFRRSPNKIKYLAGSESGMGAWISDTTPEKIAARFHELGPIDLDV from the coding sequence ATGAGCGATGATATTGCTTATCAGTCTGCACAGTACAAGCCTGCCGAGTATGCGGCGAAACATATTCGCATAACCCCGACAACACTTGCGGACGGTCGAGATTTCTTCTATCTGGATGATGACCCTGCATATGTGACTGGTCAACGCACTCGTGAGCTAACAGACCCACGTCCTCTGACTGATCGTTTCGCGCCACATGTAGATGCTGAAGGTCATCAGATACCTATTCAAGCTCCACAGATGCGCAGGGATCCCCTCACAGGAGAGTGGATACCCATGGCAACTGCACGCATGAACCGACCCATCACTGCGGGTCCTGGAGCCACAGCGAGCGGTAATCCATTAGCGGCGCGCAAACCAGGAGATCCTTATCAGGACGGCGAAGTACCGGATACTGATTACAACGTTGTGGTCTTTGAGAACCGTTTTCCCTCAATGATGCAGGTTCCTGGTGTTCCAACACAAACGCAACATATCGATGGCAAAGATATATGGGAACAACAAATAGCTAATGGGCGTTGTGAAGTAGTGTGTTTTGACCCTAAAGAGGATGCTCTGCCAGCTGATTTACCAGTGGAGCGCATTCGCACCGTTGTTGAGGCTTGGGCATTTCGCACAGCCGAAATCTCCGCTCTAGACGGCATAGAGCAAATATTTCCCTTTGAAAATCATGGACAAGAAATTGGCGTTTCTCTAGCGCATCCACACGGGCAGATTTATTGTTATCCCTTTGTGGCGCCAAAGATGGAAACCGAGCTGCAACATACCGAAGAATACTACGCACGCACAGGTGGAAATCTGCTTAAAGATATACTTCAATCTGAGCTAGATGCCAATGAACGTATAGTGTTCCGCAACCACGACTGGGTGGCGTATGTGCCAGCAGCTGCACGCTGGCCGCTAGAAGTTCATGTGGCCCCAGTACGCGACGGAGTGCTCAGCATCGACCAGTTAAATGATGATGAGCGTTGGGGATTGGCACAGATATACTCTACGTTGCTCAAGCGCGGCAACGCCTTCTTCGATACTGGTGACGGTAAAGGGATGGATTTGCCATATATCTCTGCGTGGCATCAAGCTCCACTACATGATCAACGTCGTGATCATTATCGCCTGAACTTACAGTTCTTTTCTTTCCGTCGTTCTCCAAACAAAATCAAGTATCTCGCTGGATCAGAATCAGGTATGGGAGCGTGGATATCAGATACTACTCCTGAGAAAATCGCAGCTCGATTCCATGAGCTTGGACCTATCGATTTAGACGTATAA
- a CDS encoding DeoR/GlpR family DNA-binding transcription regulator, producing the protein MISSQRQHLILSRLRTRGAVRITALSKELGVSAMTIRRDIAELADKGLLKRVHGGAVTTSTLLAEPLFSVKSQMDIGLKDAIAKQALTYVSPGDVIAIGGGTTAYVFAQHLLESRRSAGITILTNSIPVAELVQALESKDVEVIVTGGVITRSNSLVGPIADKVVASLRVNTVFLGTHSVSIPRGFLMPNSLEAATDMALMDIADNTIILTDHTKWSSTSLSLFANFDQVSAVITDDELDPQSVEATRKLVKELVLAHQVERSEGSEQQE; encoded by the coding sequence ATGATATCCTCACAGCGTCAACATCTGATTTTGAGCAGATTACGTACCCGTGGAGCGGTGCGTATTACTGCATTGTCAAAGGAATTAGGCGTTTCTGCAATGACGATACGCCGAGATATTGCAGAATTAGCCGATAAAGGACTGTTAAAACGTGTGCACGGCGGTGCGGTCACTACCAGCACCCTTTTGGCAGAGCCGCTGTTTTCTGTTAAGTCGCAGATGGACATCGGATTAAAAGATGCTATTGCGAAACAGGCTTTGACTTATGTCTCGCCGGGAGATGTTATTGCTATCGGTGGTGGCACCACAGCCTATGTATTTGCACAGCATCTGCTCGAGAGCCGCCGTTCCGCAGGAATTACCATTCTCACCAATTCGATTCCTGTTGCGGAACTGGTCCAGGCCTTGGAAAGTAAAGATGTTGAGGTTATCGTCACGGGCGGAGTGATTACTCGATCAAATTCTCTGGTGGGGCCGATTGCTGATAAAGTCGTCGCCTCATTACGCGTCAACACAGTCTTTTTGGGTACGCATTCGGTGTCAATCCCTCGTGGTTTCCTCATGCCTAATTCACTCGAAGCTGCCACTGATATGGCTCTGATGGATATTGCGGATAACACCATCATTCTTACTGATCACACCAAGTGGAGTAGCACATCCTTGTCGCTGTTTGCCAACTTCGATCAAGTGAGTGCAGTGATTACCGATGATGAGCTTGACCCACAGTCTGTTGAAGCAACCCGAAAACTGGTCAAAGAACTCGTCCTGGCACATCAGGTCGAGAGAAGTGAAGGAAGTGAGCAACAAGAATGA
- a CDS encoding polyprenol monophosphomannose synthase: MMTDTAARNTSTKSQRDNRVVVVMPTYNEIDNLGTTLAGIFSCTHDVDVLVVDDNSPDGTGKMADFIAQGEPRLHVLHRKAKNGLGPAYLDGFHWALQQRYDVICEMDMDGSHRPQDLARMLDVVERNPHVDLVIGSRRVRGGQTVNWPLLRDVISRTGSWYARCMLALPVHDVTAGFRAYRASLLQQIDLENIEANGYVFQVDMTRRAHQAGANILEIPIAFIERTQGKSKMGMGIVLEAMLRVTAWGAERIVKRS; the protein is encoded by the coding sequence ATGATGACTGATACAGCTGCGCGAAATACGAGTACCAAGTCTCAACGCGATAACAGGGTTGTAGTAGTTATGCCTACATATAACGAAATCGACAACCTTGGGACCACGCTGGCGGGAATTTTCTCATGTACCCATGATGTTGATGTGCTGGTTGTTGACGATAATTCACCGGATGGTACCGGTAAAATGGCAGATTTCATTGCGCAAGGGGAACCTCGACTTCATGTGTTGCACAGGAAAGCAAAAAATGGTCTTGGCCCTGCATATCTCGATGGTTTTCATTGGGCCCTACAACAGCGTTACGATGTGATCTGCGAAATGGATATGGACGGCTCTCATCGACCGCAGGATTTAGCGCGCATGCTGGATGTGGTTGAGCGTAACCCTCACGTTGATCTGGTAATAGGATCCCGTAGGGTTAGGGGCGGTCAAACAGTTAATTGGCCTTTGCTGCGAGATGTGATTTCTCGTACAGGTTCGTGGTATGCCCGCTGTATGTTAGCCTTACCTGTTCACGATGTCACAGCCGGTTTTAGAGCGTATCGAGCTTCCCTATTACAACAGATTGATCTCGAAAATATTGAGGCCAACGGATATGTGTTCCAAGTTGATATGACTCGGCGAGCGCATCAAGCTGGTGCCAACATTTTGGAAATCCCCATAGCATTTATCGAGCGGACTCAAGGGAAATCAAAAATGGGTATGGGTATTGTGCTTGAAGCGATGCTGCGGGTGACCGCGTGGGGTGCTGAGAGAATAGTAAAACGATCATAA